The proteins below come from a single Agromyces flavus genomic window:
- a CDS encoding maltokinase N-terminal cap-like domain-containing protein, which produces MGAAVSRVRVRVWSMLLMDDATEPPVLYQVPVVERAAAAPEASAHLIAALDDGTHLYDGPHDAAFTDVLLDLIVHERRAVAHGATAVGHYSGAPDAARPGPHVPASVLGGEQSNTSIIYRPDGAAPLICKVFRQLHHGDNPDVTLQTALAASGSPHVPPSVGDVVGEWDDVGRPDGRARGHLAFAQEFLPGVEDAWRVALLAAAGGRDFADDARALGVAVAEVHRSLGGAFPRERASAELIAAIDEAWQRRLTIGVAEVPALEPHRAAIAEYYARATQGAWPQLQRIHGDLHLGQVILSPSADGSCSTSRASRCGPWPSVAVPTCRCATWRACCARSTTSRARPRSCTRARRRGSDVGRLGPPGVHRRLYRGIRHRSQQVP; this is translated from the coding sequence GTGGGAGCTGCCGTCAGCCGAGTCCGGGTCCGCGTGTGGTCGATGCTGCTCATGGATGACGCGACGGAACCGCCCGTGCTCTACCAGGTTCCCGTCGTGGAACGCGCGGCGGCCGCGCCGGAGGCATCCGCTCACCTCATCGCGGCCCTCGACGACGGCACGCACCTCTACGACGGCCCGCACGACGCGGCCTTCACCGACGTGCTGCTCGACCTCATCGTGCACGAGCGGCGCGCGGTCGCGCACGGCGCCACGGCCGTCGGCCACTACTCGGGTGCTCCGGATGCCGCGCGGCCGGGTCCGCACGTGCCCGCGAGCGTGCTCGGCGGCGAGCAGTCCAACACGTCGATCATCTACCGGCCGGATGGCGCGGCGCCCCTCATCTGCAAGGTGTTCCGCCAGCTCCACCACGGCGACAACCCCGACGTGACGCTGCAGACGGCGCTCGCGGCATCCGGTTCGCCGCATGTGCCGCCGAGCGTGGGCGACGTGGTCGGCGAGTGGGACGACGTCGGCCGCCCCGACGGACGCGCGCGCGGCCACCTGGCGTTCGCGCAGGAGTTCCTGCCGGGCGTCGAGGACGCCTGGCGGGTGGCACTCCTCGCCGCCGCCGGCGGCCGCGACTTCGCCGACGACGCACGCGCCCTCGGGGTCGCCGTCGCTGAGGTGCACCGCTCGCTCGGTGGCGCGTTCCCGCGCGAGCGCGCGTCGGCGGAGCTCATCGCGGCGATCGACGAGGCGTGGCAGCGGCGCCTGACCATCGGCGTCGCCGAGGTACCGGCGCTCGAGCCGCACCGCGCCGCGATCGCGGAGTACTACGCACGCGCGACGCAGGGAGCGTGGCCGCAGCTGCAGCGCATCCACGGCGACCTGCACCTCGGCCAGGTGATCCTCTCCCCGAGCGCGGATGGCTCCTGCTCGACTTCGAGGGCGAGCCGATGCGGCCCATGGCCGAGCGTCGCCGTCCCGACCTGCCGGTGCGCGACGTGGCGGGCATGCTGCGCTCGTTCGACTACGTCGCGGGCGCGACCGAGATCGTGCACCCGAGCGCGCCGCCGAGGCTCGGACGTGGGCCGCCTCGGCCCGCCAGGCGTTCATCGACGGTTATATCGCGGCATCCGGCACCGATCTCAGCAAGTACCGTGA
- a CDS encoding MFS transporter — MGRRVAAYIVSITNRSSLSAVGVDAAVRFDADASTLSMFAVIQLAVYGGMQIPVGLLLDRFGARPIITIGMALMAIGQFTLAFAPDVAWAIAARMLLGAGDAAVFPSVLRVVAVWFPERQAPLLVQLTGLIGQSGQILAVLPLAALLHATSWSVAFGSLAGLGALFTILTFAVIRNRPPGRTADVSVDTTTGAIHAVRSSADLRQGFRESWAHPGTRLAFWSHFTTPFSGTAFVLLWGFPFLTVGEGLTTAMASLLFTVYVVFGILVGPVIGALSTRHPYRRSRLLVLPVIGIQVAAWLVVIAWPGPAPLWLLFVLAFAMSTGGPGSMIGFDHARTFNPSHRLSTATASRTSADSSRRSSPSSSSASRWTRRAPARPRRTRSTRSASRSSPRSAVADRHPLHRGRAQAHARRHGARRAARSPPGRAPTPRGVMTRVVPRLR; from the coding sequence GTGGGGCGTCGGGTCGCGGCGTACATCGTCTCGATCACGAACCGCTCGTCGCTCTCGGCCGTCGGCGTCGACGCGGCGGTGCGGTTCGACGCGGATGCCTCGACGCTGTCGATGTTCGCTGTCATCCAGCTCGCCGTGTACGGCGGAATGCAGATCCCGGTCGGCCTGCTGCTCGACCGGTTCGGCGCCCGCCCGATCATCACCATCGGCATGGCGCTCATGGCGATCGGCCAGTTCACGCTGGCGTTCGCCCCCGATGTCGCATGGGCGATCGCCGCCCGCATGCTACTCGGCGCGGGCGACGCCGCCGTGTTCCCGAGCGTGCTGCGCGTGGTGGCGGTCTGGTTCCCCGAACGACAGGCGCCCCTGCTGGTGCAGTTGACGGGACTCATCGGCCAGTCGGGGCAGATCCTCGCGGTGCTCCCACTCGCGGCGCTGCTGCACGCGACGAGCTGGTCGGTCGCATTCGGCTCACTGGCGGGGCTCGGGGCGCTGTTCACGATCCTCACGTTCGCGGTCATCCGCAACCGACCGCCGGGCCGAACCGCGGACGTCTCCGTCGACACGACGACCGGCGCCATCCATGCCGTGCGCTCGTCGGCCGACCTGCGCCAGGGGTTCCGCGAGTCGTGGGCCCACCCGGGCACGCGCCTCGCGTTCTGGTCGCATTTCACGACCCCGTTCTCGGGCACGGCGTTCGTACTGCTGTGGGGCTTCCCCTTCCTGACCGTGGGCGAGGGGCTGACGACCGCGATGGCGTCGTTGCTGTTCACGGTCTACGTGGTGTTCGGCATCCTGGTCGGACCGGTCATCGGGGCGCTCTCGACCCGGCACCCGTATCGCCGCTCGCGACTGCTCGTGCTGCCCGTGATCGGGATCCAGGTCGCGGCATGGCTCGTCGTCATCGCCTGGCCGGGCCCGGCCCCGCTCTGGCTGCTGTTCGTGCTCGCCTTCGCGATGAGCACCGGCGGCCCCGGGTCGATGATCGGGTTCGATCACGCACGCACCTTCAACCCGAGCCACCGGCTGAGCACGGCGACGGCATCACGAACGTCGGCGGATTCCTCGCGGCGCTCCTCGCCATCCTCCTCATCGGCATCGCGATGGACGCGCAGGGCGCCGGCACGCCCGCGACGTACACGCTCGACGCGTTCCGCATCGCGTTCCTCACCCAGGTCCGCTGTGGCTGATCGGCACCCTCTTCATCGTGGTCGAGCGCAAGCGCACGCGCGTCGTCATGGGGCTCGACGAGCCGCGCGCTCGCCGCCGGGCCGCGCGCCCACGCCACGAGGCGTCATGACCCGCGTCGTTCCTCGACTTCGCTGA